DNA from Evansella sp. LMS18:
TGATCTTCTTTTTTTCTTCCCCATTCCCCTTCCAGGATTTCCATAGATATCTCAGGAGGCACGGGGGGAACCTGGTCGGACAAATCGTCAAGTTCATTAATAAAGGCTTCAGGGAAGATGTCTCCTCTCGTACTAAGAAACTGGCCCACTTTAATCATTAACCCTCCAAGGGAGATGGACTTTTCCCTGTATTCTTTTGCTTGTTTTTTCAACAGGTTTGTCCATTTTTCATGGGTAACGGAGTCCCAGTTTTTATTTCTTTTATTAAACAGATAGAGCTGGAGAATAAATTTGACGAACATAGAAACGATAACTGTAATGCGGTATAACGAGCGATGCTTCAAGTGATTGCCACCTCCATAGCGGTGAAAGAATGTTGAATTTAATAGAATTAATTACATAATTAAAATGTTACTTTGTTGTTCGATTTACGCTACAGACGGACGCGTTCTGCGGGCACGGCTTCAACTAATTTCTGACGGCTGAACGCCGTCAAAAATGGATTTTCAGCTCGTGCTGTTCCCGCAAGAGTCGCCGTCTTTCGCTGCAATCAATAATTAATGTATCTTTTTGGAAGCCTATATATAATTCATTCAATAGTGGAATCTATTACTCTGATCCTGAAACAGCTATATTTTTTTACCTCTATTCCCCAAATGCTGTCATAATATGTCTCACTTTCTAACGTAATAAATAAACACTTGACCACATTGCGAACAAATGTTTATAATATAAACAAAAGGAGGGTGGTACTATTGGCTGACAAAGAAGAGCAGATACTAAAGCTTATAAAAGAAAATCCATATGTCACCCAGCAGGAAATTGCCGAACGTTTGTCACTCTCACGTTCCAGAGTTGCCGGGTATATATCCGGGTTAATAAAAACAGGAAAAATCATCGGCCGTGCCTATATAGTGAACGATAGTGAAAAGGTGCTTTGTGTAGGCGGTGCGAATCTTGACCGGAAAGCTTCGGTAAAGACATCTTTCAAATGGGAGGACTCCAATCCTGTAACATTCACTGAAACGAGTGGCGGAGTTGCAAGAAATATCGCGGAAAATCTTGGGAGGCTGCAGGTGCCTGTCTCTATTCTGACCGCGGTGGGAGAAGATGCGGCGAGTAAAAAGATTTCTTCTGAGTTATCTCAGTTTGCGGATGCTACTCCAAGTGTTCAGATCCAGGGAGAAAGAGCGGGAACATATACAGCTGTACTGGACAGTACAGGTGAAATGCTGTTTGCCCTGGCGGATATGGAAATATATGATTCCATAACTCCGGACACATTGAAGGAAAAGTTGCTTCATATACGTTCTGCTTCCCTTGCAATTCTGGATACAAATTTTCCTAAGGATGTATTAACAGCAATCATTAATGAAAGAAGGGCAGTAAATGCTTTAACAGCAGTTGTGCCAGTTTCCGCAAAAAAAATCGACCGCCTGCCGGACGACCTTTCAGGAATTGATTATTTGATCTGCAA
Protein-coding regions in this window:
- a CDS encoding carbohydrate kinase, yielding MADKEEQILKLIKENPYVTQQEIAERLSLSRSRVAGYISGLIKTGKIIGRAYIVNDSEKVLCVGGANLDRKASVKTSFKWEDSNPVTFTETSGGVARNIAENLGRLQVPVSILTAVGEDAASKKISSELSQFADATPSVQIQGERAGTYTAVLDSTGEMLFALADMEIYDSITPDTLKEKLLHIRSASLAILDTNFPKDVLTAIINERRAVNALTAVVPVSAKKIDRLPDDLSGIDYLICNKEELETICRQYSIVPGEGLFSEMEQLINLGIKNLVVTAGKNGAAFLTSEGEKGTLKALAAEVKDVTGAGDAFASGFFYGIYTGLGIEQSCRYGLAGAALALETNETVFQDLSADKLHERAEMAGE